A region of the Chloroflexota bacterium genome:
CTGGACGAAGTCCCGGCAGCCTACAAGAACCTGGGCGGCCGTGGAATGACGTCCACCATCGTCCATGACGAAGTGCCCCCATTATGTCATCCCCTCGGCCCCAACAACAAACTCGTCTTCGCCCCTGGCATCGTCACCGGTACTCCCGCCCCAACATCGGCTCGTATCTCTGCGGGCGGCAAGTCTCCGCTCACCGGCGGCATCAAGGAGAGCAACGCTGGCTCATCTTTTGCCCCCGCTCTGGCCCATATGGGTATCCGGGCGCTGGTGGTGGAAGGGCAGCCCAAGGAGAAGGGCAAGTACTGGTTAGCCCATGTTACTTGGGATGCCAAGGCTGGCAAGCCCAAAGTAGAGTTTCTGCCCGCCGATGAGTACGTGGGCAAAGGTCTCTACGAAGTCTTCCCGAAGGTGTACGAACGGTTCGGTCAGAAGGCGACGGTTGCCGGCTGCGGTGTGGCGGGTGAATACGGCTGTGCTGCCGCCGGCCTCGTCTTCAACGATATGTCCAAGCGCCCCAGCCGCTATTCCGGGCGCGGTGGCCTGGGCGCAGTGATGGGCAGCAAGGGCCTCAAGTTCATCGTGGCCGATGACACGGGCGCTCCCGGCGTGACCATTGCCGATAAGGCGCTCTTTGACCAGGGGCGCGCGAAACTGACCGATGCCCTGCGCACCCACGCCATCACCAAGCCCAAGGGCGCTTTGAACACCTATGGCACGGCCGTCCTGATCAACATCCTGAACGAGGCGGGAGGACTCCCCACCCGCAACTTCTCCAGCGGGCGCTTCGAGGGCGCGGCCAAGATAGCGGGCGAGGCCATCTTCGAAGGGGTCAAGAAACGCACCGGCAAAGAGACCTACAACCATGCCTGCAGCCCCGGCTGCATCATCCAGTGCTCCAACACCTGGTACAAGCCCGACGGCACCGAGCACGTCTCCTGTCAGGAGTACGAGTCGGTGTGGGCCTTCGGGGCCAACTGTGGCATTGATAGCCTGGATGACACCGGCGAACTGATCCGCCTCTGCAACGATTACGGCCTGGACACCATCGAGATGGGCGGGACCATCGCCGTGGCGATGGAGGCCGGCCTGGCGGAGTTCGGCGACGGGAAGAAGGCAATCGAACTGTTGCACGAGGTCGGCAAGGGCACGCCACTGGGCCGCATCCTGGGCAACGGCGCTGCCACGACCGGCAAAGCGTTCGGTGTGGTGCGCGTGCCCGGCGTCAAGGGGCAGAATATGCCCGCCTATGAGCCGCGCGCCGTCAAGGGCATCGGCATCACCTACGCCACCAGCACGATGGGCGCCGACCACACCTCCGGCTACACCATCGCCCCCGAGATCCTGAGCGTCGGCGGCAAGGCAGATCCCCTGAGCCCCGAGGGCAAGGCTGCGCTCAGCCGCGCCTTCCAGGCCACCACCGCCTTCATTGACTCCACCGGCCACTGCCTGTTCATCGCCTTCGCCATCCTCGATATCTCCAGTGGCTTCGAGGGCATGATGGAGGAGTGCAACGGCGTCTTGGGCACGAACTGGAAGTCGGACGATGCCGCCAAACTGGGCGCCGAAATCCTGAAGAAGGAGCGGGCGTTCAACGAGGCAGCAGGCATCGGCAAAGAGGTGGACCGCGTGCCCGAGTTCATGAAGTACGAGCCGCTCCCGCCCCACAACCAGGTCTTCGACGTGCCCGATAGCGCGCTGGATTCGGTCTACGCGGAACTGTAAGCACCAAGCCTCCCGCAGGTCCCGAATGACCAAGCCTCCCGCAGGTTTTAGAACCTGCGGGAGGCTTTTGTATCACCACAAACGCCACAACCACCGGGCGGTCGGCTGAGTGGCATACTCTCCATCCGATAGTCCCAGGCATCCACGTACAGCAGCCCTCCGGCGTGCTGGTCGTCGCCCAGGAGAAGCCTCACGGCCAGGCCAACCTGGATTGCGGCCACCATATGCGTGACGGTCCCCAACAGGCCCTTGTTGCTGCGGGGTACCATAGGCAGAGAAATTGGCTCGCCGAAGATGCAGGAGAAGCAGGGCGTCTGACCCGGCACAATGGCCATGGCCAGCCCGTAGTTTTCGTCCACGGCGGCGAAGACCCAGGGGATGCCTTGCCTCACGCAGACCTCGTTGATCAGGTAGCGTGTCGCATCGTTGTCCGTGCCGTCCAGCACCAGGTCGCTGCCAGCCAAGAGAGTTGCGGCGTTGCTGCTGCTCAGTCGCGCCACCACTGGCTCCACGACGATCTCGCTATTGATGGCGCGCAACTTCTCTGCCGCGGCAATAGCCTTGCGCTGCCCTAAATCCCGCTCATCGAAGAGCACTTGCCGATGCAGATTGCCGACTTCCACAATATCGTGGTCTATGAGATACAGATAGCCCACCCCTGCCCGGGCCAGCAGCCCGGCGGCCACCGTCCCCAATCCACCGCAGCCGACGATCGTCACGCTGGCAGTGGCCAGCCTCTCCTGCC
Encoded here:
- a CDS encoding aldehyde ferredoxin oxidoreductase — protein: MWILRLNMNDRTYRLDEVPAAYKNLGGRGMTSTIVHDEVPPLCHPLGPNNKLVFAPGIVTGTPAPTSARISAGGKSPLTGGIKESNAGSSFAPALAHMGIRALVVEGQPKEKGKYWLAHVTWDAKAGKPKVEFLPADEYVGKGLYEVFPKVYERFGQKATVAGCGVAGEYGCAAAGLVFNDMSKRPSRYSGRGGLGAVMGSKGLKFIVADDTGAPGVTIADKALFDQGRAKLTDALRTHAITKPKGALNTYGTAVLINILNEAGGLPTRNFSSGRFEGAAKIAGEAIFEGVKKRTGKETYNHACSPGCIIQCSNTWYKPDGTEHVSCQEYESVWAFGANCGIDSLDDTGELIRLCNDYGLDTIEMGGTIAVAMEAGLAEFGDGKKAIELLHEVGKGTPLGRILGNGAATTGKAFGVVRVPGVKGQNMPAYEPRAVKGIGITYATSTMGADHTSGYTIAPEILSVGGKADPLSPEGKAALSRAFQATTAFIDSTGHCLFIAFAILDISSGFEGMMEECNGVLGTNWKSDDAAKLGAEILKKERAFNEAAGIGKEVDRVPEFMKYEPLPPHNQVFDVPDSALDSVYAEL
- a CDS encoding HesA/MoeB/ThiF family protein, which translates into the protein MITIHEARYARQTALPQIGWLGQERLATASVTIVGCGGLGTVAAGLLARAGVGYLYLIDHDIVEVGNLHRQVLFDERDLGQRKAIAAAEKLRAINSEIVVEPVVARLSSSNAATLLAGSDLVLDGTDNDATRYLINEVCVRQGIPWVFAAVDENYGLAMAIVPGQTPCFSCIFGEPISLPMVPRSNKGLLGTVTHMVAAIQVGLAVRLLLGDDQHAGGLLYVDAWDYRMESMPLSRPPGGCGVCGDTKASRRF